AGCGGATCTACGCGGACCTCGACGACGCGCTCACTCCTTCGACATGGCCACACCCAACCCAGCCGGCGACGGGCCGGGCGCGTTCGACTTCGACCGCCTGAGGCTCGACCGCGTCTCACGCCACTACGGCCGCCGCCGCGCGCTCTGGCGGGTGTCGCTGGAAGTGGCGGCGGGCGAAGTGGTCGGCCTCCTCGGGCCGAATGGGGCCGGGAAGTCGACGCTGCTCCGCCTTCTCGCCACGTTGATCGCGCCGTCCTCAGGCGCCGTTCACTACGGAGGGAGGACGGCACGGGAGCTGGGGGGCGCGCTGCGGCGCCGGATCGGCTACCTGTCGCATGACCTGCAGCTCTATCCGGAACTGACGGCGCGCGAGAACCTGGCGTTCTTCGCCAGCCTGTACGGGGATCGCCACCCCGACGGGCGGGTCGAGGCGGCACTCGCGGCGGCGCGTCTCGACGACCGCGCGGACGAGCCGGTTCAGCGGTTTTCGCGCGGTATGCGGCAGCGGCTTGCGCTGGAGCGCACGCTGCTCCACGGCCCGCGCCTGATCCTGCTGGACGAGCCGTTCACCGGCCTGGACGACCGCTCCGCCGTCGGCCTGGCCACGCGGCTGCGCGGGCTGCGCGGCGACGGACGGATCGTTCTCCTCGCGACGCACGATCTCGATGTCGTCGAAGACGTGATCGATCGCGCCGTGGTGCTGCAGCGCGGCCGTGCGACGCTTGTCGATCACGGGGAGCGGACCCTCCGCGAACGGTACCGCGCGGCGCTTGCTGCGAACGGCGCGGCGGCCGCGGCCCAGGGCCGGACCGCGGCGGCCGACGGAGCCGTCGGACCGGCCGGAACCTAGCCGATGGCCGAATTCTTCCGAATCGCCTGGCTCGTGATGCGGAAGGATATCCGCGTCGAGTCGCGCAGCCGGGAGATGATCTACACGACCACCTTCTTCGCGGTGTCGTGCGTCCTGGTTTTTTCGTTCGCCTTCGTTCGCGGCGGCGCGCCGGTCGAAGGAGCCGAGGCGGGAATCATCTGGGTAGCGCTTGCGTATGCCGGACAGCTCGCGCTGGGGCGCGCGTTCGAGCGCGAGCTGCACCACGACGCCCTCCGCGGGCTGCTGCTCGCCCCGGCCGAGCGCTCCGCCATCTTCGTCGGCAAGCTGCTCGGCATCATCCTGCTGATGGTGGTGGTCGAGGCGGTCGTGATCTTCTTCGTCGCTCTCTTCTTCGACGCGCCGCTTTTCGCACATCCTTTCCTCATGATCGGTCTGCTGGCGGCAGGCACCCTCGGCTTCGCGGCCGTCGGCGCCCTGTTCGCGGCAATGCTGACCCGGACCGAGAGCCGGGCCGTCCTGCTGCCGGTGCTGCTCTATCCGATCACGGTGCCGGTATTGATTGCCGGAGTCAGCGGGACGATCTCGCTGATTCAGCTCGATCCGAACCTCGACCTGGCCCGCTTCTGGCTCGCCCTCATCGTCTTCTTCGACGCGGTCTTCCTGACGCTCGCGTTATGGACATTCGAGCCGCTCATGACAGAATGACCGCATGCAGGGACGCTGGCCGGCCGTCTGGCTGATTGTCGCGGCGGTGATGTTCGCCGTCGCGCCGATCCTCATTGCCCAGGCCCCGAACGAGGCGACGATGGGCCTGGTGGCGAAGATCTTCTATATCCATGTGCCCGCCTGGTTCGCCATGTTCCTGGCCATCTTCATCTGCGGGATCGCGAGCGGCATCTACCTCTTCCGGGAGCGGAAGTCCGCCGACCGGCTGGCCGTAGCAGCGGCGGAGCTGGCCGTGCTCTTCGGCGCGATGGGCCTCATCACCGGTCCGCTCTGGGCGCGCGTCTCGTGGGGCGTCTGGTGGGAGTGGGATGTCCGGCTGACGCTGGCCCTGATTCTGGAGATGATCTTCATTGCCTACCTGCTGCTTCGCACCTACGGCGGTCCGGGATCCGAGAAGCTGGCGGCAGGTCTCGCCCTGTTCGGCGTCTTCAATGTCCCGTTCGTTTACATCTCGGTGAATGTCTGGCGCACCATCCACCCGGAGACGTCGGTCGTTCCGACCCTGAATCCCAGCATGGGCCTGCCGTTCTGGTGGTGCGTCGTGGCGTACCTGGTGTTGTTCATGGCGATGCTGACCGCGCGCCGCCGTCTGGAGGATCAACGCGCCGAACTCGACGAGCTGCGCCTGGCGTACGACGAGGACGCATGACGATGCGACAGACGGTTCATTGGGTGACGGTGACGACGGTTGTCCTGATCGCCGGGGCGCTCGGGATTGCCGCGCCGGGCGTGGCGGCGGCGCAGCCGGAGCAGGTGAACGAGTTCGTCCCGATCGACGAGTTGCCGCCGGAAGACCGACTGCCGGCGGCGCCGTTCCTGGTTGCCGCCTACTCGATCGTCTGGCTGCTGGCGTTCGGTTACTTGTGGGGGTTGTCCCGGCGCCTGAGCGGCGTGGAGCGGGACGTGCAGGATTTGCGGCGGAGTTCCGGCGGCGACGGCAGCGGGGGAGGCGCGGCCTGATGTTCGACATGACCGCCGGGCACTT
Above is a window of Acidobacteriota bacterium DNA encoding:
- the ccmA gene encoding heme ABC exporter ATP-binding protein CcmA; its protein translation is MATPNPAGDGPGAFDFDRLRLDRVSRHYGRRRALWRVSLEVAAGEVVGLLGPNGAGKSTLLRLLATLIAPSSGAVHYGGRTARELGGALRRRIGYLSHDLQLYPELTARENLAFFASLYGDRHPDGRVEAALAAARLDDRADEPVQRFSRGMRQRLALERTLLHGPRLILLDEPFTGLDDRSAVGLATRLRGLRGDGRIVLLATHDLDVVEDVIDRAVVLQRGRATLVDHGERTLRERYRAALAANGAAAAAQGRTAAADGAVGPAGT
- a CDS encoding heme transporter gives rise to the protein MAEFFRIAWLVMRKDIRVESRSREMIYTTTFFAVSCVLVFSFAFVRGGAPVEGAEAGIIWVALAYAGQLALGRAFERELHHDALRGLLLAPAERSAIFVGKLLGIILLMVVVEAVVIFFVALFFDAPLFAHPFLMIGLLAAGTLGFAAVGALFAAMLTRTESRAVLLPVLLYPITVPVLIAGVSGTISLIQLDPNLDLARFWLALIVFFDAVFLTLALWTFEPLMTE
- a CDS encoding CcmD family protein, producing MTMRQTVHWVTVTTVVLIAGALGIAAPGVAAAQPEQVNEFVPIDELPPEDRLPAAPFLVAAYSIVWLLAFGYLWGLSRRLSGVERDVQDLRRSSGGDGSGGGAA